In one Nicotiana tomentosiformis chromosome 6, ASM39032v3, whole genome shotgun sequence genomic region, the following are encoded:
- the LOC138893740 gene encoding uncharacterized protein, protein MTVTCNETTQYKESDLEDLEDDIIPEKIIKEVENFENKPKSNLEETEVVNLENSETVKENRISIHLLPSEKEEYIRFLKEYEDIFTWSYDDMTGLSTSIVAYKLPTNPMCQMVKQKLRKFKPDMSLKIKEEVTKQIKAKVLRVVEYQPG, encoded by the coding sequence atgactgtgacatgtaatgagacaacgcaatatAAGGAAAGTGATTTAGAGGATttagaagatgatataatacctgagaaaattatcaaagaagtagagaactttgagaacaaaccaaagtccaaTTTGGAAGAAACTGAGGTAGTTAACTTAGAAAATTCTGAAACAGTTAAGGAAAATCGCATTAGCATTCATCTATTGCCATCAGAAAAGGAAGAATACATCAGATtcctaaaggaatatgaggatattttcacatggtcctacgacgacatgactgggttaagcacatccatagtagcttacaagctacctaccaaccccATGTGCCAGATGGTAAAGCAGAAGCTTaggaaattcaagccagatatgagtctgaagataaaggaagaggttaccaagcaaatcaaagccaaggtcctTCGAGTGGTTGAGTACCAACCTGgctag
- the LOC138893741 gene encoding uncharacterized protein: protein MLRKDVVMSWTEECQKAFDKIKEYLSKPPVLVLPEPRRPLLLYLSVLDGSFGCILGQHDETGRKEHMIYYLSKTFTPYEARFRKIKFKHVPRIQNEFADALATLSSMIQYPDNNFIDPIPIEIHKQPAYCAHVEEEFDGNPWFHDIKEYLEKGEYPENATHTHKRTLRRLANHFFQSGGILYRRTLDLGLLRCVDAKEASRFIKEIHAGTCVHADMIHVPPNELNATSSPWPFSTWDMDVIGPIESAASNGHSDLMKAMCETFKIKHQNSTAYRPQMNGSMEAANKNIKKILRNMVDNYKQWHEKLPFALLRYRTTVRTSTVATPYLLVYGTEVVIPAEVEIPSLRIIQEAELSDAEWIWSR from the exons atgctgaggaaagatgttgTGATgagctggactgaagaatgtcaaaaggctttcgataaaatcaaggagtacttgtctAAGCCGCCCGTGTTGGTCCTGCCAGAGCCAAGAAGACCTTTGTTGTTGTACCTGTCTGTGCTGGATGGATCCTTTGGTTGCatcctggggcaacatgatgaaaCCGGGAGAAAAGAGCATAtgatatattatctgagtaaaactttcacaccttacgaagcccg GTTCAGAAAGATAAAATTCAAGCACGTTCCGaggattcagaacgagttcgcagatgcgctggccaccttgtcctccatgatacaatATCCAGACAATAATTTCATTGATCCTATCCCGATAGAGATTCATAaacagccagcttattgtgctcatgttgaagaagagttcgatggaaatccatggtttcaCGATATTAAGGAGTATTTAGAGAAAGGAGAATACCCAGAAAATGCCACACACACTCATAAGCgcacgcttcgaagattggccaaccatttctttcaaagcggaggaattctgtatagaaggacaCTTGATTTGGGATTGctgcgatgtgtcgatgccaaggaggcatctagattTATTAAAGAAATACACGCCGGAACTTGC gtacatgctgatatgatacatGTGCcacccaacgaactcaatgcaacgagttcaccctggcctttctctaCCTGGGacatggatgtcatcggaccaattgaATCCGCTGCTTCAAACGGACACAG TGAtctgatgaaagccatgtgtgaaacattcaagatcaagcaccaGAATTCTACAGCATAcaggccgcaaatgaatggatccatggaagccgccaataagaacatcaagaagatattaaggaataTGGTTGACAACTACAagcaatggcatgagaagctaccatttgctttgCTTAGGTACCGAACCACAGTTCGTACATCAACTGTGGCAACCCCCTATCTActggtctacggtactgaagtTGTTATACCTGCCGAGGTGGAGATTCCTTCCCTAAGAATTATACAGGAAGCTGAGCTCAGCGATGCGGAATGGATATGGAGTCGGTAA